From Woronichinia naegeliana WA131, the proteins below share one genomic window:
- the purF gene encoding amidophosphoribosyltransferase: MLANQTGNPASLFVDTLDLDKPEEACGVFGIYAPEEEVAKLTYFGLYALQHRGQESAGIAVFDQEAIHCHKDMGLVSQVFKETVLKELVGQIAVGHNRYSTTGSSHRVNAQPAILQTRLGALALAHNGNLVNTVELRAELVRRGCDDFITTTDSEMIAVAIAQEVDQGNDWLTAATNAFKLCSGAYSLVIGTSVGLMGARDPNGIRPLVIGQLISESEEVPVRYVLASETCGLDIIGADYVRDVEPGELVWITEQGLTSHIWAETPAKKLCVFEMIYFSRPDSIMHDETLYTYRLRIGQQLAQESFVDADLVMGVPDSGIPAAIGFSQASGIPYAEGLIKNRYVGRTFIQPTQHMRESGIRMKLNPLKDVLKGKRVIIVDDSIVRGTTSRKIVKALRDAGATEVHMRISSPPVTHPCFYGIDTDNQNQLIAATKSVAMIAQQIGVDSLAYLSQEGMLKTTGEDTSHFCSACFNGRYPITIPDNITRSKLILEEAPV; this comes from the coding sequence ATGCTCGCCAATCAAACGGGAAACCCCGCCAGTCTGTTTGTTGACACTCTCGATCTCGATAAACCCGAAGAAGCCTGTGGTGTTTTTGGGATCTATGCCCCAGAAGAAGAAGTTGCAAAACTGACTTATTTTGGTCTTTATGCTCTCCAACATCGAGGACAGGAGTCTGCCGGTATTGCCGTTTTTGATCAAGAAGCGATTCATTGCCACAAGGATATGGGTTTGGTTTCCCAGGTATTTAAAGAAACTGTCCTGAAGGAGTTAGTCGGACAAATCGCGGTGGGTCATAATCGTTACTCCACCACTGGTTCTAGTCATCGAGTTAATGCTCAACCGGCCATTTTACAGACCAGATTAGGGGCTTTGGCCTTGGCCCATAATGGTAATCTGGTCAATACCGTCGAATTGCGAGCCGAATTAGTACGTCGGGGCTGTGATGATTTTATTACCACCACCGATTCAGAAATGATTGCGGTGGCGATCGCCCAGGAAGTGGATCAAGGAAATGATTGGCTAACGGCTGCTACCAATGCTTTTAAGCTCTGTTCTGGAGCCTATAGTTTAGTAATCGGTACATCGGTCGGTTTAATGGGAGCGAGGGATCCTAATGGTATTCGTCCGTTGGTGATTGGACAACTGATCAGCGAATCCGAAGAGGTTCCAGTGCGTTATGTTTTGGCTTCGGAAACCTGCGGGTTAGATATTATCGGAGCGGACTATGTGCGGGATGTGGAGCCAGGGGAACTAGTTTGGATTACGGAGCAGGGTTTAACGTCTCACATTTGGGCTGAAACACCGGCCAAAAAACTCTGCGTGTTTGAGATGATTTACTTTTCTCGTCCCGATAGCATCATGCATGATGAGACGCTATATACCTATCGGCTGCGGATTGGTCAGCAATTGGCCCAAGAATCTTTTGTAGATGCCGATCTGGTGATGGGGGTTCCTGATTCTGGTATTCCGGCGGCGATCGGTTTTTCCCAGGCTTCTGGTATTCCCTATGCAGAGGGTCTCATTAAAAATCGTTATGTGGGACGTACTTTTATTCAACCGACTCAGCACATGAGGGAATCGGGGATTCGGATGAAGCTTAACCCCTTAAAAGATGTGCTCAAGGGCAAACGAGTCATTATTGTCGATGATTCTATTGTACGAGGAACCACTAGCCGAAAAATCGTTAAGGCTCTGCGGGATGCAGGTGCTACCGAAGTCCATATGCGTATTTCTTCACCCCCTGTCACCCATCCCTGTTTCTATGGCATTGATACAGATAATCAAAATCAACTGATTGCTGCCACGAAATCAGTAGCCATGATTGCTCAACAAATTGGCGTTGACTCCCTAGCCTATCTTAGTCAAGAAGGTATGTTAAAAACGACGGGAGAAGATACCAGCCACTTCTGTTCAGCCTGTTTTAATGGACGTTATCCTATTACGATTCCAGATAATATCACGCGTTCTAAGTTAATCCTAGAAGAAGCCCCAGTGTAA
- a CDS encoding TIGR00266 family protein, translated as MLSITLQPGERIATAVGNLVSMDAGIVVSQQMAGDLIIALLRWCLGPNPFWMTVYHNPTEEPLTIILSKSLPGDIVRLDITKSALCLQPNVLLAHTGGIRLGIQWLGWSSWFAGEGLVGLKLYGRGRVFIGSYGRFAQYQVYQRFIVEQRHLLAYSSKLRIKVDFPKGLVGSKLSGEGIVSQLLGGGIVYLQSHSRSGLTRYLFTKFRS; from the coding sequence ATGCTCTCGATCACTTTGCAGCCAGGTGAGAGAATAGCCACTGCGGTTGGCAACTTGGTAAGTATGGACGCGGGCATTGTCGTTAGTCAACAGATGGCAGGAGATCTGATTATTGCACTACTGCGCTGGTGTTTAGGCCCCAATCCGTTTTGGATGACGGTTTATCACAATCCCACCGAGGAGCCTTTAACCATCATCTTAAGTAAATCTTTGCCGGGTGACATTGTACGTCTAGATATCACCAAAAGTGCCCTCTGTTTACAACCCAATGTGCTTCTTGCCCATACTGGCGGCATTCGCCTGGGGATTCAGTGGCTTGGATGGTCTAGTTGGTTCGCTGGAGAAGGATTAGTGGGTCTAAAACTCTATGGCCGCGGTCGGGTTTTTATTGGTAGCTACGGTCGTTTTGCCCAATATCAAGTTTATCAACGTTTTATTGTTGAGCAGAGGCACTTGTTGGCCTATAGTTCTAAACTTCGTATTAAGGTCGATTTCCCCAAGGGATTGGTAGGTTCTAAACTCTCTGGAGAAGGAATAGTTAGTCAGTTACTAGGGGGAGGGATTGTCTATCTTCAATCTCACAGTCGCAGTGGCCTAACCCGATATTTGTTCACTAAATTTCGTTCCTAG
- a CDS encoding TIGR00266 family protein produces the protein MKVDILHQPSMAIAQVFLSEEEELLAQAGALIAIKGNIQIHTILRRGREGKSGEKTTSRSLFLNSFKADAQGGELYLAPSLIGSLGIYTISQHKLVLRLSAYLASSKTLEIFLGFRDFKTDAKSKSSLQTATWLNLVGDGTVIVAAFGKIYDIDLEDEGEYIINIEHIVAFESSLKVRVLSPPVPLWQFWQPKGEILCHFKGQGKIICQSHRPRAFAKQLGQDLHLKNFKLYRS, from the coding sequence ATGAAAGTTGATATTTTACACCAACCCTCAATGGCGATCGCCCAGGTTTTCTTAAGCGAGGAAGAAGAACTTTTGGCTCAAGCAGGGGCCTTAATTGCCATCAAGGGAAATATTCAAATCCATACCATTTTACGTCGGGGAAGAGAAGGGAAGAGTGGAGAAAAAACAACATCGCGATCGCTATTTCTCAACAGTTTTAAAGCGGATGCCCAGGGAGGGGAATTATATCTGGCTCCATCCTTAATTGGTAGCTTAGGCATTTATACGATCTCTCAACATAAATTAGTGCTGCGTCTGAGTGCATATCTGGCCTCTAGCAAAACGTTAGAAATCTTTTTAGGTTTTCGAGATTTTAAAACGGATGCTAAGTCCAAATCTTCACTACAAACGGCTACTTGGTTAAATTTAGTCGGGGATGGAACCGTTATTGTGGCGGCCTTTGGCAAGATCTACGATATCGACTTGGAGGACGAGGGCGAATATATTATCAATATTGAACATATTGTTGCTTTTGAAAGTAGTCTTAAAGTTCGAGTTTTATCTCCACCCGTTCCTCTATGGCAATTCTGGCAACCAAAAGGTGAAATCCTTTGCCATTTCAAAGGCCAGGGAAAAATTATCTGTCAAAGTCATCGCCCCAGGGCCTTTGCCAAACAATTGGGGCAAGATTTGCATCTCAAAAATTTTAAGCTCTATCGTTCCTAA